The Virgibacillus dokdonensis genome includes a window with the following:
- the cysS gene encoding cysteine--tRNA ligase → MSIKIYNTLTRKKEVFKPIEQGKVSMYVCGPTVYNYIHIGNARPAIVFDTVRRYLEYKGFEVDYVLNFTDVDDKLIKVANELGKEVPEVANRFISAYLEDVGALGVKEATHNPRVTETMADIIAFIEKLIETGVAYEVQGDVYFKPREFKGYGKLSHQSVDELRSGARIQVGEKKTDPLDFALWKKAKDGEIAWDSPWGKGRPGWHIECSAMVKKYLGETIDIHAGGQDLAFPHHENEIAQSEALTGKTFANYWMHNGYINIDNEKMSKSLGNFLLARDLIQQYDPQVIRFFMLSVHYRHPINFSEELLQSAENSLERIKTAYFNLEHRKPSSMDLVDHKEDWLQKLAQWKQQFEAEMDDDFHTANAISVLFEVAKEANVYLQQKQTSSEVIAAFQQVIHSFLKVLGIELEVEQELLDAEIEALIEERNTARKARDFARADEIRDMLKEKNIILEDTPQGVRWKRG, encoded by the coding sequence ATGTCCATTAAAATATACAATACGTTAACACGTAAAAAAGAAGTGTTTAAACCAATAGAACAGGGCAAAGTGAGCATGTATGTTTGCGGACCGACTGTATATAACTATATTCATATTGGTAATGCAAGACCTGCAATTGTCTTTGATACAGTGAGACGTTATTTAGAGTACAAGGGTTTTGAAGTAGATTATGTGCTCAATTTTACGGATGTGGACGATAAGTTAATTAAAGTTGCCAATGAGCTCGGTAAGGAAGTGCCAGAGGTAGCTAACCGGTTTATTTCCGCTTATTTAGAAGATGTTGGTGCTTTAGGGGTAAAAGAAGCTACACATAACCCTCGAGTAACAGAAACAATGGCTGATATTATCGCCTTTATTGAGAAGCTTATTGAAACAGGTGTTGCTTATGAAGTGCAAGGTGATGTCTATTTTAAACCTCGGGAGTTTAAAGGATATGGAAAGTTATCTCATCAATCTGTCGATGAGCTAAGGTCTGGAGCTCGAATTCAAGTTGGTGAGAAGAAAACAGATCCACTTGACTTTGCTTTATGGAAAAAGGCAAAGGATGGAGAGATTGCTTGGGATTCGCCGTGGGGAAAAGGGCGCCCCGGATGGCATATTGAGTGCTCTGCCATGGTAAAAAAATACCTTGGGGAGACAATTGATATTCATGCAGGAGGGCAAGACCTTGCTTTTCCACACCATGAGAACGAAATAGCGCAATCGGAAGCTCTGACGGGAAAAACATTTGCTAACTATTGGATGCATAATGGTTATATCAACATTGATAATGAAAAAATGTCCAAATCACTAGGAAACTTTTTATTAGCTCGCGATTTAATCCAACAGTATGATCCACAAGTCATTCGTTTCTTTATGCTTAGTGTCCATTATCGTCACCCGATTAACTTTTCTGAGGAGTTATTACAGAGTGCAGAAAACAGTTTAGAGCGAATAAAAACAGCTTATTTTAATTTAGAGCACCGCAAACCTTCTAGCATGGATCTTGTAGATCATAAAGAGGATTGGTTGCAAAAGCTAGCGCAATGGAAGCAGCAATTTGAGGCGGAGATGGATGATGACTTTCATACTGCCAATGCAATTTCAGTTCTTTTTGAAGTAGCGAAAGAAGCGAATGTCTACTTGCAACAAAAACAGACATCAAGCGAGGTAATTGCAGCTTTCCAACAAGTCATACACTCTTTCTTAAAGGTTCTTGGAATTGAATTAGAGGTGGAACAGGAGCTACTAGATGCAGAGATTGAGGCATTAATTGAAGAACGTAATACCGCAAGAAAAGCTCGTGATTTCGCTCGTGCTGATGAAATTAGAGATATGCTAAAAGAAAAAAATATCATTTTAGAAGATACGCCTCAAGGAGTACGATGGAAAAGAGGATAA
- the gltX gene encoding glutamate--tRNA ligase, protein MTNQVRVRYAPSPTGHLHIGNARTALFNYLYAKHFNGKMIIRIEDTDEKRNVAGGEESQLKFLKWLGVEWDEGADVGGDYGPYRQMERLDIYQKYVDELLERGLAYKCYMTEEELEAEREQQRANGQVPKYSGAHRDLTEAQIAAFEEEGRLPSIRMRVPENKTYTFNDMVRGDITFESSDFGDWVIVKKNGIPTYNFAVAIDDHLMEITHVLRGEEHISNTPKQMMIYDAFGWQPPKFGHMTLILNEERKKLSKRDQHIIQFIEQYHDLGYLPEALFNFITLLGWSPVGEEEIFDKPTLIDIFDPNRLSTSAAIFDRHKLKWMNNAYIKATDLSEVIDLALPHLVKAEKLPNDMDEETREWVEKVIALYKEQLRYGAEIVELTEMFFSKELSFDDAAWEVLEGEQVPEVLQVFTDKLLHLDDFTADSIKAQIKATQKETGHRGKKLFMPIRVATTGQTHGPELPMAIELLGKDTVISHLDAVLKKLKA, encoded by the coding sequence ATGACAAATCAGGTTCGAGTACGTTATGCACCAAGTCCAACAGGTCATTTGCATATCGGAAACGCACGTACAGCATTATTTAATTACTTATATGCAAAACATTTCAATGGAAAAATGATTATTCGCATTGAAGACACAGACGAGAAACGAAACGTAGCAGGTGGCGAAGAAAGCCAGCTAAAGTTTTTAAAATGGTTAGGTGTTGAATGGGATGAAGGCGCTGATGTAGGTGGCGATTACGGTCCGTACCGTCAGATGGAGCGTCTTGATATTTATCAAAAATATGTGGACGAGCTGTTAGAAAGAGGCTTGGCATACAAATGCTATATGACAGAGGAGGAGCTTGAAGCGGAAAGAGAGCAACAGCGCGCTAACGGCCAAGTTCCAAAATATTCTGGCGCCCATCGTGATTTAACGGAAGCACAAATCGCAGCCTTTGAAGAGGAGGGGCGTTTACCAAGCATCCGTATGCGAGTTCCTGAAAATAAGACATATACATTTAATGATATGGTAAGAGGCGATATTACATTTGAATCTAGTGATTTTGGTGATTGGGTTATTGTAAAGAAAAACGGTATTCCGACGTATAACTTTGCCGTAGCTATTGATGACCATCTAATGGAAATTACGCACGTATTACGAGGAGAAGAACATATTTCCAATACTCCAAAACAAATGATGATATATGATGCATTTGGTTGGCAGCCGCCAAAATTTGGCCATATGACACTGATTCTTAACGAAGAACGGAAAAAATTAAGCAAGCGTGACCAGCATATTATTCAATTCATTGAACAGTACCATGACTTAGGCTATTTGCCAGAAGCTTTGTTTAATTTTATTACGTTACTAGGTTGGTCTCCGGTTGGGGAAGAGGAAATTTTTGATAAGCCAACTTTAATTGATATCTTTGATCCAAATCGCTTATCTACGTCTGCAGCTATCTTTGACCGTCATAAATTGAAGTGGATGAATAATGCGTATATAAAAGCGACAGACCTTTCAGAAGTGATTGACTTGGCACTACCACATTTAGTAAAGGCTGAAAAGCTGCCGAACGATATGGATGAAGAGACAAGGGAATGGGTTGAGAAGGTTATTGCATTATACAAAGAGCAATTGCGTTATGGTGCAGAAATTGTAGAATTAACGGAGATGTTTTTCTCTAAAGAGCTCAGCTTTGATGACGCTGCTTGGGAAGTTCTTGAAGGAGAGCAAGTTCCAGAGGTATTACAAGTCTTCACAGATAAGCTCCTTCATTTGGATGATTTTACAGCCGACTCTATTAAAGCTCAGATTAAAGCAACACAAAAAGAAACGGGGCATCGAGGTAAGAAACTATTTATGCCGATCCGTGTAGCTACTACGGGACAAACTCATGGACCAGAATTACCGATGGCAATTGAACTACTAGGAAAAGATACCGTCATTAGCCATTTAGACGCTGTATTAAAGAAACTTAAAGCGTAA
- a CDS encoding protein arginine kinase, protein MTLQQFMNEAISPWMRKDGPDSDIVLSSRIRLARNFANIPYPIAADPKELEEIRSFFQEKYEGQTYGVYKDLAFVSIRDLSAIEKRVLVEKHLISPLLAKQSEAASVLISENEQVSLMINEEDHIRLQLYFPGFQIAEALQQAFEFDDWLEEKINYAFDEKRGYLTSCPTNVGTGMRASVMMHLPALVLTKQINRMIPAINQLGLVVRGIYGEGSEAQGNIFQISNQITLGKSEEDIVADLQSVVKQLIEQERYARHRIMEQSKEKLEDRIFRSYGVLAYARILESKEAATCLSNVRLGIDVGLLKNVSRNILNELMILTQPGFLQHYAKKTLAASERDQLRASLIRQRLQLEE, encoded by the coding sequence ATGACATTGCAGCAATTTATGAATGAAGCGATTAGCCCGTGGATGCGGAAAGATGGTCCAGATAGCGATATTGTTTTAAGTAGCCGTATTCGCCTTGCTCGAAATTTTGCTAATATACCTTATCCAATAGCTGCTGATCCAAAAGAGTTAGAGGAAATAAGGAGTTTTTTTCAAGAAAAGTATGAAGGACAAACTTATGGAGTGTATAAAGATTTAGCATTTGTATCCATTCGTGATCTATCCGCTATTGAAAAACGTGTATTAGTCGAAAAACATTTGATTAGTCCGTTGTTAGCAAAGCAATCTGAAGCTGCATCTGTGCTTATTTCTGAAAATGAGCAAGTATCTCTTATGATCAATGAAGAAGACCATATTCGCTTGCAACTTTATTTCCCAGGTTTTCAAATAGCAGAGGCCCTGCAACAAGCATTCGAATTTGATGATTGGCTAGAAGAAAAAATCAATTATGCTTTTGATGAAAAACGAGGTTACTTGACAAGTTGTCCGACGAATGTAGGAACTGGAATGCGTGCTTCTGTTATGATGCATTTGCCCGCGTTAGTTTTAACAAAACAAATCAATCGCATGATACCAGCAATTAACCAGTTAGGTCTCGTTGTACGAGGTATTTATGGCGAAGGTAGTGAAGCGCAAGGAAACATTTTTCAAATATCTAATCAGATTACGCTTGGAAAATCAGAAGAGGATATCGTTGCTGATTTGCAAAGTGTTGTGAAGCAATTAATTGAACAGGAACGTTATGCGAGACATCGGATAATGGAGCAATCGAAAGAGAAGTTGGAAGATCGAATTTTTCGTTCTTATGGTGTATTGGCATATGCAAGAATTTTAGAATCAAAAGAGGCTGCAACATGCTTATCCAATGTAAGGTTAGGTATTGATGTAGGTTTATTGAAAAATGTATCAAGAAATATTTTAAATGAACTAATGATTTTGACTCAACCAGGATTTTTACAGCACTATGCCAAAAAAACATTAGCAGCAAGTGAACGTGACCAATTGCGAGCTTCTCTTATTCGTCAGCGGTTGCAATTAGAGGAATAG
- the radA gene encoding DNA repair protein RadA, with translation MAKRKTKFVCQDCGYEVAKWLGKCPGCNNWNTFVEEIEITGGRQKQAFQTGNRSVGKPEKITAIKSQQEPRVTTDMKEFNRVLGGGIVPGSLVLVGGDPGIGKSTLLLQISSQLADKSLSVLYISGEESTRQTKLRADRLGVTSDELYVLAETSLLDIANQIEAIKPSFVVIDSIQTVYREEITSAPGSVSQVRECTSELMKIAKTNGIPIFIVGHVTKEGTIAGPRLLEHMVDAVLYFEGERHHTYRILRGVKNRFGSTNEMGIFEMKEAGLREVLNPSEIFLEERSQGASGSTVVASMEGTRPVLVEIQALISPTAFGNPRRMATGVDQNRVPLLMAVLEKRVGLMLQNQDAYIKVAGGVRLDEPAIDLAIAVSIASSFRDQPTKPEDIFIGEVGLTGEIRRVSRIEQRVQEAAKLGFKRVICPKNNLGGWTTPNNIEIIGVNTVQEALQIGVSR, from the coding sequence TTGGCGAAGCGTAAAACGAAATTTGTTTGTCAGGATTGTGGGTATGAAGTAGCAAAATGGCTTGGCAAGTGTCCTGGTTGTAATAATTGGAATACGTTTGTAGAAGAGATTGAAATTACTGGTGGGAGACAAAAGCAAGCTTTTCAAACAGGTAATAGGTCAGTAGGAAAGCCTGAAAAAATTACAGCAATTAAATCACAACAAGAACCGAGAGTGACAACAGATATGAAAGAGTTTAACCGTGTGCTCGGCGGCGGCATTGTGCCAGGCTCTCTCGTTCTAGTTGGTGGTGATCCAGGGATTGGAAAGTCTACCCTATTATTACAAATATCATCTCAATTGGCAGATAAAAGTCTGTCTGTTTTATACATTTCCGGGGAAGAATCAACGAGACAGACAAAGTTGCGTGCTGATCGTTTAGGTGTAACTTCCGACGAGTTATATGTGTTAGCAGAAACAAGTTTACTTGATATAGCAAATCAAATCGAAGCAATAAAACCATCATTTGTCGTTATTGATTCCATTCAAACGGTCTATCGTGAAGAGATTACTAGTGCACCGGGCAGTGTTTCTCAAGTAAGAGAATGTACATCTGAATTGATGAAAATTGCTAAAACGAATGGAATACCCATCTTTATTGTGGGACACGTGACGAAAGAGGGGACGATTGCTGGCCCAAGGCTTTTAGAGCATATGGTGGACGCTGTGCTATATTTTGAAGGGGAGCGTCATCATACGTACCGTATTTTAAGAGGTGTGAAAAATCGGTTTGGTAGTACGAATGAAATGGGCATCTTTGAGATGAAGGAAGCGGGGCTACGCGAAGTTTTAAACCCTTCAGAAATATTTTTGGAAGAACGTTCACAAGGAGCTTCGGGGTCTACCGTCGTAGCTTCTATGGAGGGAACAAGACCAGTATTGGTAGAGATACAGGCATTAATTTCTCCTACAGCGTTTGGTAACCCTCGTAGAATGGCGACAGGAGTAGATCAGAACCGTGTTCCACTACTGATGGCAGTGTTAGAAAAACGTGTCGGTTTAATGCTGCAAAACCAAGATGCATATATTAAAGTTGCTGGTGGTGTTAGACTTGATGAACCTGCCATTGATTTAGCAATTGCTGTTAGTATTGCTTCTAGCTTCCGTGATCAACCAACAAAGCCGGAAGATATTTTTATTGGGGAAGTCGGACTGACGGGAGAAATAAGACGGGTATCTCGCATTGAACAACGTGTTCAAGAAGCTGCCAAACTAGGATTTAAACGCGTTATTTGTCCTAAAAATAATTTGGGAGGTTGGACAACGCCAAATAACATCGAAATTATCGGTGTAAACACGGTGCAAGAAGCATTACAAATCGGGGTAAGTAGATAA
- the cysE gene encoding serine O-acetyltransferase has protein sequence MGIWKRMKDDMDAVFEQDPAARSYFEVFLTYSGLHAVWSHRIAHALYKRKMFFIARVISQMNRFFTGIEIHPGAIIGRRLFIDHGMGVVIGETCEIGNNVTIFQGVTLGGTGKEKGKRHPTIKDNALIATGAKVLGSITIGESAKVGGGSVVLKDVPDNATVVGIPGKIVKHRGEKVTKDLNHHKLPDPVANRCEYLQQEIDALKEEIAKLKEGKKHDVH, from the coding sequence ATGGGCATTTGGAAACGAATGAAAGATGATATGGATGCTGTATTCGAGCAGGACCCAGCTGCACGCTCTTATTTTGAAGTTTTTTTAACGTATTCAGGTCTTCATGCTGTTTGGTCGCACCGTATTGCCCACGCGTTATATAAGCGTAAAATGTTTTTTATTGCCCGTGTCATCTCACAAATGAACCGTTTCTTTACTGGAATTGAAATTCACCCAGGTGCGATAATTGGTAGACGTTTATTTATTGACCATGGAATGGGAGTTGTTATTGGTGAAACATGCGAAATTGGCAATAATGTAACGATTTTTCAAGGGGTAACGTTAGGTGGTACTGGAAAAGAAAAGGGAAAGCGGCATCCGACGATAAAAGATAATGCGCTGATTGCAACAGGAGCCAAAGTGCTTGGATCCATAACAATTGGGGAAAGCGCAAAAGTAGGTGGCGGGTCTGTTGTTTTAAAGGATGTGCCCGATAATGCTACCGTAGTCGGTATCCCGGGCAAAATTGTAAAGCACCGCGGAGAAAAGGTTACTAAAGACTTAAATCATCACAAACTACCTGATCCAGTAGCAAATCGATGTGAATATTTACAGCAGGAAATTGATGCATTAAAGGAAGAAATAGCTAAATTAAAGGAAGGGAAAAAACACGATGTCCATTAA
- a CDS encoding PIN/TRAM domain-containing protein: MMKKIVHLFFIILGGTIGYLYVPLFLALLNIADANWMFSPYIGMAIGAIIFFLISYWLVDYIVGFLKWIEEALIRLPAGDLFSGTLGLMAGLIIAYLITIPLGDLNVLVSQVLPLFITIILGYLGFQVGFRRREDIVNLFNMNRKEKEKRKIPESDVTNTTIQPKAKILDTSVIIDGRIADICQTNFLEGTVVIPQFVLGELQHIADSSDVLKRNRGRRGLDVLNRIQKDLPVKVEIYEGDFEDIHEVDSKLIKLAKVIDGIVVTNDFNLNKVCDLQSVSVLNINDLANAVKPVVLPGEELTVHVIKDGKEHNQGVAYLDDGTMIVVEEGRDYIGKTIEVLITSVLQTSAGRMIFAKPKLLEKAL, translated from the coding sequence CTGATGAAAAAGATTGTGCATTTGTTTTTCATTATTTTAGGAGGAACTATAGGTTATCTTTATGTTCCTTTGTTTTTAGCTTTATTAAATATTGCCGATGCTAATTGGATGTTCTCTCCCTATATAGGAATGGCGATCGGTGCTATTATTTTCTTTCTCATATCATATTGGCTTGTCGATTATATTGTAGGGTTTTTAAAATGGATAGAGGAAGCACTTATTCGTCTACCTGCTGGTGATTTATTTTCAGGGACGTTAGGTTTGATGGCTGGTTTAATTATCGCGTATTTAATCACCATACCTTTGGGAGATCTTAATGTATTAGTTTCACAAGTTCTTCCATTATTTATAACGATTATATTAGGGTATCTAGGTTTTCAAGTCGGTTTTCGCCGTCGTGAAGATATTGTCAATTTATTTAATATGAATCGTAAGGAAAAAGAAAAGCGAAAAATCCCAGAAAGTGATGTAACAAATACAACCATACAACCTAAAGCAAAGATATTGGATACAAGTGTCATTATTGATGGACGGATCGCTGACATTTGCCAAACGAACTTCTTGGAAGGAACGGTTGTTATTCCGCAATTCGTACTTGGCGAGCTGCAACATATTGCTGATTCATCTGATGTATTAAAGAGAAACCGTGGACGTAGAGGTTTAGACGTGTTAAATCGGATCCAGAAAGATTTACCTGTAAAAGTGGAAATCTATGAAGGGGACTTCGAAGATATTCATGAGGTGGATAGCAAATTAATCAAATTGGCTAAAGTAATTGATGGTATCGTTGTAACCAATGACTTTAACTTGAATAAAGTTTGTGACTTGCAAAGTGTGTCTGTATTAAACATTAATGATTTGGCGAATGCTGTGAAGCCTGTTGTCCTGCCTGGGGAAGAATTAACCGTACATGTTATAAAAGATGGGAAAGAACATAATCAAGGGGTCGCTTACCTTGATGATGGAACCATGATTGTTGTGGAAGAAGGTAGAGACTATATCGGCAAAACAATCGAAGTGCTAATTACGAGTGTCTTGCAAACGTCTGCTGGACGAATGATATTTGCAAAACCAAAATTACTTGAAAAAGCACTGTAA
- the clpC gene encoding ATP-dependent protease ATP-binding subunit ClpC, whose protein sequence is MMSGRFTERAQKVLALSQEEAVRLGHNNIGTEHILLGLVREGEGIAAKALQSLGLEISKIQEEVEKLIGVGKQPMQTIHYTPRAKKVVELCQDEARKLGHSYVGTEHILLGLIREGEGVAARVLNNLGVSLNKARQQVLQLLGSNESQANRQGRAQQSNANTPTLDSLARDLTVSAKEGNIDPVIGRSKEIERVIQVLSRRTKNNPVLIGEPGVGKTAVAEGLAQQIIQNEVPETLRDKRVMTLDMGTVVAGTKYRGEFEDRLKKVMEEIRRAGNIILFIDELHTLIGAGGAEGAIDASNILKPSLARGELQCIGATTLDEYRKYIEKDAALERRFQPIQVDEPTLEETIQILKGLRDRYEAHHRVTITDEAIEAAANLSDRYITDRFLPDKAIDLIDEAGSKVRLKSYTVPPNLKKLEHKLEEVRKEKDAAVQSQEFEKAASLRDSEQRLREEVAETKTKWKEKQGQTDTEVTVEDIASVVSIWTGVPVAKLTKDESERLLNMEEILHNRVIGQEEAVNAVSKAIRRARAGLKDPKRPIGSFIFLGPTGVGKTELARALAEAMFADEDAMIRIDMSEYMEKHATSRLVGPPPGYVGYEEGGQLTEKVRRKPYSVVLLDEVEKAHPEVFNILLQVLEDGRLTDSKGRVVDFRNTVLIMTSNVGASELKRNKYVGFNLGEEDQDYKNMKSKVTEELKKAFRPEFLNRIDETIVFHSLEKKHMKQIVTLMIQQLQKRLKEQDIEFSLTDKAIEKIANEGFDPEYGARPLRRSIQKNVEDLLSEELLKGTIEKGQKVKIGLNNKGEFIILP, encoded by the coding sequence ATGATGTCTGGACGTTTTACCGAAAGAGCACAAAAAGTACTCGCACTCTCCCAAGAGGAGGCTGTAAGATTAGGGCATAATAATATCGGGACAGAACATATTTTACTAGGACTTGTCCGCGAAGGAGAAGGTATTGCTGCAAAAGCATTACAATCACTTGGATTGGAGATTTCCAAAATTCAAGAAGAGGTGGAAAAACTAATTGGCGTAGGGAAACAGCCAATGCAAACAATTCACTATACACCACGTGCGAAAAAAGTGGTAGAACTTTGCCAAGATGAAGCACGTAAGCTTGGGCATTCATATGTTGGCACAGAGCACATACTATTAGGGCTTATCCGAGAAGGAGAGGGCGTTGCTGCTAGAGTTTTAAATAATTTAGGGGTTAGCCTGAACAAAGCTAGACAGCAAGTTTTACAGCTTTTAGGTAGTAATGAATCGCAAGCAAATCGTCAGGGGCGTGCGCAACAATCCAATGCGAATACCCCAACACTTGATTCGTTAGCACGTGATTTAACGGTGAGCGCCAAAGAAGGCAATATTGATCCAGTTATTGGACGTAGTAAGGAAATCGAACGGGTTATTCAAGTGTTAAGTCGCCGTACGAAAAACAACCCTGTATTAATTGGCGAGCCTGGTGTAGGAAAAACAGCGGTTGCAGAAGGGCTTGCACAACAAATTATTCAAAATGAAGTACCAGAAACATTACGAGATAAGCGCGTGATGACGCTAGATATGGGAACGGTTGTGGCAGGAACAAAATATCGTGGTGAGTTCGAAGATCGTTTGAAAAAGGTAATGGAAGAAATTCGTCGAGCTGGTAACATTATCTTATTTATTGATGAATTGCACACTTTAATTGGCGCTGGTGGGGCAGAAGGTGCGATTGATGCGTCAAATATTTTAAAGCCATCACTTGCCCGTGGTGAGTTACAGTGTATTGGTGCTACGACATTAGATGAGTATCGTAAATATATTGAAAAAGATGCAGCGCTTGAGCGCAGATTCCAGCCTATTCAAGTTGATGAACCAACGTTGGAAGAAACGATCCAAATTTTAAAAGGCTTACGTGATCGTTACGAAGCACATCATCGTGTTACGATAACAGATGAAGCAATTGAAGCAGCTGCTAATCTATCGGATCGTTATATAACTGACCGGTTCTTACCAGATAAGGCGATTGATTTAATTGATGAAGCAGGATCGAAGGTGCGTTTAAAATCCTATACTGTACCACCAAACCTGAAGAAATTAGAACATAAGTTGGAAGAGGTTCGTAAGGAAAAGGATGCAGCTGTACAAAGTCAAGAGTTTGAAAAAGCCGCATCGCTTCGTGATTCCGAGCAACGGTTACGTGAAGAAGTAGCTGAGACGAAGACAAAATGGAAAGAAAAGCAAGGACAAACCGATACGGAGGTTACAGTAGAAGACATTGCGAGTGTTGTATCTATCTGGACGGGTGTCCCTGTAGCAAAACTAACGAAGGATGAGAGCGAACGTTTGCTTAACATGGAGGAGATCCTTCACAATCGAGTAATCGGTCAAGAAGAAGCTGTAAATGCCGTTTCTAAAGCAATCCGTAGAGCTCGAGCAGGGTTGAAAGATCCGAAACGCCCAATTGGTTCGTTTATATTTTTAGGACCAACAGGGGTTGGGAAAACGGAATTAGCTCGTGCCTTAGCGGAAGCCATGTTTGCGGATGAGGATGCCATGATTCGAATTGATATGTCGGAGTATATGGAAAAGCATGCTACTTCTCGTTTAGTTGGCCCACCTCCTGGCTATGTAGGATATGAAGAAGGCGGTCAACTAACTGAAAAAGTCCGTAGAAAACCGTATTCCGTTGTGCTTTTAGATGAAGTAGAAAAGGCTCATCCGGAAGTGTTCAATATCTTATTACAAGTTCTTGAAGATGGTCGTTTAACCGACTCCAAAGGTCGCGTGGTCGATTTTCGTAATACGGTATTAATTATGACATCGAATGTTGGTGCGAGCGAATTAAAGCGAAATAAATATGTTGGCTTTAATTTAGGGGAAGAAGACCAGGATTATAAAAATATGAAATCAAAAGTAACGGAAGAGCTAAAAAAAGCATTTCGACCAGAATTTTTAAACCGTATAGATGAAACAATTGTTTTCCATTCCTTAGAGAAAAAACATATGAAGCAGATTGTAACGCTAATGATTCAACAACTGCAAAAACGTTTAAAAGAACAAGATATCGAGTTCTCGCTAACAGATAAGGCAATTGAAAAGATTGCCAATGAAGGTTTCGATCCTGAATATGGAGCAAGACCGCTTCGTCGCTCGATTCAAAAGAATGTAGAGGATTTATTGTCTGAAGAGCTTTTAAAAGGAACAATTGAAAAAGGTCAAAAAGTAAAAATTGGTTTAAACAATAAAGGAGAATTTATTATACTTCCTTAG
- the ltrA gene encoding group II intron reverse transcriptase/maturase, with protein sequence MRQLQKTGESGYRQRDSVEHEGYVEAHSGLHGEKNNQNGVSNLFERILSRNNLNQAYLQVVRNKGAAGVDGMTCDQLLPYLKEHKEELLLQLYQEKYKPQPVLRVEIPKPDGGKRKLGIPTVIDRMLQQAINQVLQPIFEPKFSDNSFGFRPKRSAHQAIIRAKSYYEQGYKYVVDLDMKSYFDTVNHDKLMYFVEKQIDDKRVLRLVRQYLLSGIMINGIFEKSEEGTPQGGNLSPLLSNIYLNELDQRLEKRGHRFVRYADDCNIYVKSRRAGYRVMDNITNFLEKDLSLTVNREKSAVGSPLKRKFLGFCLLATKKGVKIRPHNKAKVTVKRKLKRITKRNRGRHLEVILKEIQQLMTGWINYYGIGEMKGFIKNLNGWLKRRIRQYLWKQWKNPRTKRKNLIRLGIDKHKAYEWSNTRKGYWVISSSYVLHRSLTDKELASRGYKDIALQYQFVHSNY encoded by the coding sequence GTGCGACAACTGCAGAAAACAGGAGAATCTGGCTATCGGCAGAGAGATAGTGTGGAACATGAAGGGTATGTCGAAGCGCATAGTGGCTTACATGGTGAAAAGAACAATCAAAATGGTGTATCCAATCTGTTTGAAAGAATCCTGTCAAGGAACAATCTCAATCAAGCTTACCTTCAAGTCGTCAGAAATAAGGGGGCAGCCGGTGTAGACGGTATGACGTGCGACCAACTACTTCCATACTTGAAGGAACATAAAGAGGAACTATTACTCCAGTTATATCAAGAAAAATACAAACCGCAACCCGTCCTGCGGGTTGAAATCCCGAAACCAGACGGTGGAAAGAGAAAACTGGGGATTCCGACAGTCATCGACCGGATGCTTCAACAAGCGATTAACCAAGTGCTCCAACCAATATTTGAACCAAAGTTCTCCGATAATAGTTTTGGGTTTCGTCCAAAACGTAGTGCACATCAAGCCATCATACGGGCAAAGTCATACTACGAACAAGGGTACAAATATGTGGTGGATTTGGATATGAAATCCTACTTCGATACGGTAAATCATGACAAACTGATGTATTTCGTGGAAAAACAGATAGATGATAAGCGCGTGCTTCGCTTGGTAAGACAGTATTTATTGAGTGGAATTATGATAAACGGTATCTTTGAGAAATCGGAAGAAGGAACGCCGCAAGGTGGAAACTTATCGCCGTTACTCAGTAATATTTATCTGAATGAATTAGACCAACGATTAGAAAAGCGTGGTCACAGATTCGTCCGCTATGCGGACGACTGTAATATCTATGTGAAAAGCAGGAGAGCAGGATATCGGGTAATGGATAATATAACGAACTTTCTTGAGAAGGATCTGAGTTTAACTGTTAACCGAGAAAAGAGTGCGGTTGGAAGTCCTTTGAAACGTAAGTTTCTTGGCTTCTGCTTATTAGCTACGAAGAAGGGTGTCAAAATTCGTCCGCATAATAAAGCGAAAGTGACCGTCAAAAGGAAACTCAAGCGGATCACCAAACGCAATCGTGGACGACATCTCGAAGTGATTCTTAAAGAAATCCAACAACTTATGACAGGTTGGATAAACTACTATGGCATAGGGGAAATGAAAGGATTTATAAAGAATCTCAATGGATGGTTGAAGCGAAGAATTAGACAATATCTCTGGAAGCAGTGGAAAAACCCACGCACAAAAAGGAAAAATCTAATTCGCTTAGGTATCGATAAACATAAAGCTTATGAATGGTCGAATACAAGAAAGGGCTACTGGGTTATATCCAGTAGTTATGTACTCCATCGTTCATTAACAGATAAAGAACTGGCATCGAGAGGATATAAAGACATCGCTCTACAATACCAGTTCGTACACTCAAACTATTGA